In Grus americana isolate bGruAme1 chromosome 17, bGruAme1.mat, whole genome shotgun sequence, the following proteins share a genomic window:
- the PFDN4 gene encoding prefoldin subunit 4, with the protein MAATMKKAAAEDVNVTFEDQQKINKFARNTSRITELKEEIEVKKKQLQNLEDACDDIMMLDDGDSLLIPYQIGDVFISHSQEETQEMLEEAKKSLQEEIEALESRVESIQRVLSDLKVQLYAKFGNNINLEAEDS; encoded by the exons ATGGCCGCCACCATGAAGAAGGCG GCTGCAGAAGATGTCAATGTTACTTTTGAAGATcaacagaaaattaacaaatttGCAAGAAATACTAGCAGGATCACAgagctgaaagaagaaatagaagtgAAAAAG AAACAACTTCAGAATTTGGAAGATGCTTGCGATGACATCATGATGCTTGATGATGGTGATTCACTTCTGATACCCTACCAAATTGGAGATGTCTTCATTAGTCATTCCCAAGAAGAGACGCAGGAAATGCTGGAGGAGGCAAAG aaaagtttacAAGAAGAAATTGAAGCGTTAGAATCCCGAGTGGAATCAATTCAGAGGGTGTTATCTGACCTGAAAGTTCAGCTCTATGCAAAGTTTGGAAATAACATAAATCTTGAGGCTGAGGACAGTTAA